CGGATCGTCCTCGGGCAGCTCGTCGGGCATGTCCTCGGTGACGTCGAGCGCCGTGCCCAGTGCCAGCCGGACGTCGTTGATCGCGGCCAGCCACGCGTCCGCCTGCTCGTAGGTGAGCTGCACGTCGCCGCCGTCGCGCGGCAGCGTCTCCATGACCACCGTGGCCACGCCGACCTTCGCGTCGACCAGTTCGGGTTCGTGCAGCGACCGCAGGGCGCTCGCCGAGTCCAGGACCTCCTGGCTCGGCGTGTCCGGGTCGATCTTGTGGTAGTCCGGCAGCAACCGGGACAGCACCGGGTCGTCCGGTGACTCGGGCGATCCGGTGCGGATGCCGGTCAGCTCGGCCAGCGGGTCCTGCGGCGCCTCCTCGGCCCGCGCCCGCAGCATGTCCTCGAGCTGGCTCACCAGCCCGCGCAGCACCGCGGCCTCCTGCTGCTCGAACCCGGCGTGCACACGGCCGCCCGTTCGCTGCCAGCCCCTCACGAAGTGTGCTCCATCGTCGCCCACAGCCCCGCGGCGTGCAGTCTGGTCACGTCCGCCTCGACCTTCTCCTTCGTCCCCGAGGACACCACCGCACGCCCTCTGTGGTGCACGTCGAGCATCAGCTTGGTGGCGTGGTCCCGGCTGTAGCCGAACAGCTTCTGGAAGACGTACGTCACGTACGACATCAGGTTCACCGGGTCGTTCCAGACGATCGTCTGCCACGGCTCGTCCTCGGCACCGGCCTCGGTGCCGATGGGTTCAACCTGCGTCTGTTCGGATGCGACAGGCGTGGTCATGCGATCCATGGTGTCACGGAACCCACATGCCGGGGACCGGTGGTGGCTCTGTTCGGGTGATTCAGCCGAACGCGCAAGTACCTCATAGTCTGATCCCATGGGTTTTCCCGAGACGCACGGCAGCACGGCCCTGCTCACCGACCACTACGAGCTCACCATGCTGGGCAGTGCCCTGACCGACGGCACCGGCGACCGCCAGTGCGTGTTCGAGGTGTTCGCCCGCCGGCTGCCCGCCGGGCGGCGGTACGGCGTGGTCGCGGGCACCGGGCGGCTGCTGGAGGCGATCGCCGACTTCCGGTTCGCCGACGCCGAGCTCGACCTGCTCGCCACGACCGCGGTGGTCGACGACGACACCCTGTCGTGGCTCGCGAACTACCGGTTCAGCGGCGACATCGACGGCTATCCCGAAGGGGAGCTGTACTTCCCGGGCTCGCCGGTCCTCACCGTCCGGGGAACCTTCGCCGAAGCGGTCCTGCTGGAGACCCTGGCGTTGTCCATCCTCAACCACGACAGCGCGATCGCCTCCGCGGCCGCACGCATGTCCTCGGCCGCGCACGGCAGGCCGATCATCGAGATGGGCGGCCGCCGCACGCACGAGATGGCCGCGGTCGCCGCGGCGCGCGCCGCCTACATCGGCGGGTTCGCCACCACCTCCAACCTGGAGGCCGGCCGCCGCTACGGCATTCCCACCCGCGGCACGGTGGCGCACGCGTTCATGCTGTTGCACGACAGCGAAGAGGACGCCTTCCGCGCCCAGGTCGCGAAGATGGGCACCGACACCACCCTCCTGGTCGACACCTACGACATCACGCGCGGCATCGACACCGCGGTGCGCGTGGCCGGACCCGAGCTGGGCGCGATCCGCATCGACTCGGGTGACGTGGGCGTGCTGGCCCGCAAGGCGCGCGAACAGCTGGACTCCCTGGGCGCCAGGGACACCCGCATCGTGGTGTCCGGCGACCTCGACGAGCACGCCATCGCGGCCCTGCGCGCCGAACCGGTGGACGCCTACGGTGTGGGCACGTCCGTGGTCACCGGTTCGGGCGCGCCGACCGCGGGCATGGTCTACAAGCTGGTCGAGGTCGACGGCCGCCCGGTCGCCAAGCGCAGCGAGAACAAGGCGTCGCGCGGCGGCGAGAAGTCGGCGCTGCGCCGCCACAAGCCGACCGGGACGGCGCTGGAGGAGGTCGTGTACGTGGCCGGCCGGCGTCCCGAGCCCGGCGAGAACGACCGTGAACTGCCGATTCCGCTGATGCGCGGCGGCAAGCCGGTCGACGGCCTGCCCTCGCTCGACGACAGCCGTCAGCGGCTGCGCGACGGCCTGGTCAGCCTGCCGTGGGAGGGGCTGAAGCTCTCCAGCGGCGAACCCGCGATCCCCACTGTGTTCCCCCAGGAGGCGTGATGAGCCGGGCACTGATCGTCGTGGACGTGCAGAACGACTTCTGCGAGGGCGGTGCGCTCGCGGTCGCCGGTGGCGCCGAGGTGGCGACGAAGATCAGCGAGCACCTCGCGCGCGGCGGCTACCCGGCGGTGGCCGCGACCCGCGACTACCACATCGACCCCGGCGCGCATTTCAGCGACGACCCGGATTACGTGCGGTCCTGGCCGCGGCACTGCGTGGCCGGGACGCCGGGCGCGTCGTTCCACCCGGCGCTCGACGTCGGCCCGATCACCGCGGTGTTCTCCAAGGGCCAGTACAGCGACGGCTACTCCGGCTTCGAAGGGCACACCGATGCCGGCGAGAAACTCGTGGACTGGTTGCGGGACCGGGAGATCACCGACGTCGACCTCGTCGGCATCGCGACCGACCACTGCGTGCGGGCCAGCGCGCTGGACGCCGCGGCGGCCGGGTTCACGGTGCGGGTCCTGCTGGACCTGACCGCCGGAGTCGCGCAGGAGACCGTGGA
The sequence above is a segment of the Amycolatopsis viridis genome. Coding sequences within it:
- a CDS encoding DUF2017 domain-containing protein, with the protein product MRGWQRTGGRVHAGFEQQEAAVLRGLVSQLEDMLRARAEEAPQDPLAELTGIRTGSPESPDDPVLSRLLPDYHKIDPDTPSQEVLDSASALRSLHEPELVDAKVGVATVVMETLPRDGGDVQLTYEQADAWLAAINDVRLALGTALDVTEDMPDELPEDDPRAPHLGVYHWLTWVQESLVQALTG
- the clpS gene encoding ATP-dependent Clp protease adapter ClpS; translated protein: MTTPVASEQTQVEPIGTEAGAEDEPWQTIVWNDPVNLMSYVTYVFQKLFGYSRDHATKLMLDVHHRGRAVVSSGTKEKVEADVTRLHAAGLWATMEHTS
- a CDS encoding nicotinate phosphoribosyltransferase, with amino-acid sequence MGFPETHGSTALLTDHYELTMLGSALTDGTGDRQCVFEVFARRLPAGRRYGVVAGTGRLLEAIADFRFADAELDLLATTAVVDDDTLSWLANYRFSGDIDGYPEGELYFPGSPVLTVRGTFAEAVLLETLALSILNHDSAIASAAARMSSAAHGRPIIEMGGRRTHEMAAVAAARAAYIGGFATTSNLEAGRRYGIPTRGTVAHAFMLLHDSEEDAFRAQVAKMGTDTTLLVDTYDITRGIDTAVRVAGPELGAIRIDSGDVGVLARKAREQLDSLGARDTRIVVSGDLDEHAIAALRAEPVDAYGVGTSVVTGSGAPTAGMVYKLVEVDGRPVAKRSENKASRGGEKSALRRHKPTGTALEEVVYVAGRRPEPGENDRELPIPLMRGGKPVDGLPSLDDSRQRLRDGLVSLPWEGLKLSSGEPAIPTVFPQEA
- a CDS encoding isochorismatase family protein; the encoded protein is MSRALIVVDVQNDFCEGGALAVAGGAEVATKISEHLARGGYPAVAATRDYHIDPGAHFSDDPDYVRSWPRHCVAGTPGASFHPALDVGPITAVFSKGQYSDGYSGFEGHTDAGEKLVDWLRDREITDVDLVGIATDHCVRASALDAAAAGFTVRVLLDLTAGVAQETVDAALDRLRAAGVELVGTPRVG